A window of the Cucurbita pepo subsp. pepo cultivar mu-cu-16 chromosome LG01, ASM280686v2, whole genome shotgun sequence genome harbors these coding sequences:
- the LOC111791138 gene encoding nuclear pore complex protein NUP1-like isoform X2 — protein sequence MVTAREQKSREEEGLRTAGKFADKRFFRKPPKKPYDRPPTTLRTSGNNSWILKLVDPAQRLISSGSQMLFSSVFRNFPHRLPSRISSPESSQSRRDDKKADVTVAAANVGDNQNRADRFVMVELEKAMKQKTFTRSEIDHLTALMHSKNVDLPDVNEEKRVKFISSIPESNRSEFKKIPNSEVRMCRQSFPTPILSSSVLDEDISSPAKIARAYMGSRQPKICPSMPSLRAQGLGENSAGPTSSSFSSKSADMLLVPSSTSQGLKRRSSFFHNHIGPNVPLRRIRQKPNILLSKGLSLPVSTRPISVPVDRLSFDASQSSKFGKVHNFPSSIWNSQLSHKPKKNSARKFIMNVESDNIRGAGSSSIYTPSRSYKMASKILEQLDKLTPPKEKVKRLPVGEISPPKLSPFTVDGHLKIVKDVDLPRDEELVHDNKQSISLHGVPYHDNQENTSQNKEKLENMKPSDPHHRCALLKDSGSIGSSKDSMIDLGVPAPAVVKSIIQPPKNKLAFQMWPDKDRVDHDESSPDRIAPATAEDREGDISLAVRQTTANEALTPSKSQTASEVIVDSPLNRSSDLKTSEGSVHDDMDTSFTFQIAPSQPETIDSAPTNSYGNNDLPEKKRIDSPVFSFGNNVSPRKQPNASSTAFDVGNKNASRTELCAASENGNAAPFPYTQWNPASSYSDLQGSVYLDAVASSNHKLDCSWGTCNDAFSSSASISAGLAVSFCSTARYQSLNSGLSISCPSQYSSRSPLTPSMGQSSSRYIFLSAKCASNDANITTNDKHPSTTNVITSSAPSAMGLGTHEDKIKQDASLHIANNTYFSSISTPANSHYNMFSFNPGATPSFVNNHQLSTPTVSSAPELSAQGVSAGKEFTANAEQTSIIMGSFMSHASSVMAGKASISSGISFGCPSPASELFHSGGRPSEFPITGFTRAPASSALGTSNFSTSRTYLGFESFAGTSFSSICSTTSAAAIACSSSKTVSSNSHPTVAFRVSTGNNDCEDQGTSKNNVPLFSQKPIPPPSSGFSFGQATSESNPFLVQKQQTLAKPQNSSPYIAHSSSLEARGSFPLSSGGGDKANRRLVKVKRKK from the exons ATGGTGACTGCAAGGGAACAGAAAAGCCGGGAAGAAGAAGGGTTGAGAACGGCGGGGAAGTTTGCAGATAAAAGATTCTTTAGGAAACCACCGAAAAAACCTTACGATCGGCCGCCGACTACCCTAAGAACATCTGGAAACAATTCGTGGATCTTGAAGCTCGTTGATCCGGCTCAAAGGCTCATTTCCTCTGGTTCTCAGATGCTTTTTTCCTCCGTGTTCCGAAATTTCCCTCACCGTTTACCGTCTCGTATTTCGTCTCCAG AATCAAGCCAGTCAAGAAGGGATGACAAGAAGGCCGATGTAACG GTAGCAGCAGCTAATGTAGGTGATAATCAGAATAGAGCTGATCGATTTGTGATGGTGGAACTTGAAAAAGCTATGAAGCAAAAGACCTTCACCAG GTCTGAGATTGATCATTTGACGGCTCTAATGcattcaaaaaatgttgatttaCCTGATGTGAATGAGGAGAAAAGGGTTAAGTTTATCTCTTCTATTCCAGAATCTAACAGGAgtgagtttaaaaaaataccaaattcAGAAGTAAGGATGTGCAGGCAATCGTTCCCAACTCCCATCTTGAGTTCAAGT GTCCTTGATGAAGATATTTCTTCACCTGCAAAGATAGCTAGAGCATACATGGGGAGTAGGCAGCCAAAAATTTGTCCTTCAATGCCATCTTTGCGAGCACAAGGACTTGGGGAAAATTCTGCTGGTCCAACTAGTTCATCATTCTCTTCAAAATCAGCGGATATGTTGCTTGTGCCATCATCTACTAGTCAG GGTTTGAAACGTAGGAGTTCATTTTTTCATAATCACATTGGACCTAATGTTCCTCTGCGCAGAATTCGACAAAAACCTAACATTCTTCTGTCAAAGGGATTAAGCTTACCCGTTTCTACTAGACCTATTTCTGTTCCTGTAGATAGACTTAGTTTTGATGCTTCTCAGAGCTCCAAATTTGGGAAAGTTCATAATTTTCCATCTTCCATTTGGAACTCACAATTGTCTCATAAACCCAAGAAAAATTCTGCAAGAAAGTTTATTATGAACGTGGAGAGTGATAACATTCGTGGTGCAGGCAGCAGCTCTATTTATACTCCTTCAAGGTCTTATAAGATGGCTTCTAAGATATTGGAGCAGCTCGATAAGTTGACCCCTCCAAAGGAGAAAGTTAAACGACTTCCTGTTGGGGAAATATCTCCCCCTAAGCTGTCACCATTCACAGTAGATGGGCATCTCAAAATTGTGAAGGATGTGGACTTACCCAGAGATGAAGAACTTGTTCACGACAACAAGCAGTCAATTAGTTTGCATGGCGTTCCATATCATGACAACCAAGAAAACACTTCACAAAATAAAGAGAAGCTGGAAAATATGAAACCATCGGATCCTCATCATAGATGTGCTCTACTGAAGGACTCAGGGTCCATAGGTTCAAGTAAGGATTCCATGATTGATCTTGGAGTGCCTGCGCCTGCTGTGGTGAAATCTATCATTCAGCCCCCAAAAAACAAACTGGCGTTTCAGATGTGGCCTGACAAG GATCGTGTAGACCATGATGAAAGTTCTCCTGATAGAATTGCACCTGCTACCGCGGAGGATAGGGAAGGTGACATTTCTTTGGCTGTGAGACAAACAACTGCTAATGAGGCTCTAACACCATCAAAGTCACAAACTGCATCTGAAGTGATAGTGGATTCTCCTCTCAACAGAAGTTCTGATTTGAAAACTTCTGAAGGTAGCGTTCATGATGATATGGATACCAGTTTTACGTTCCAAATTGCACCTTCACAACCAGAAACTATTGATTCTGCACCCACCAATTCTTATGGCAACAATGATCTTCCAGAAAAGAAGCGAATTGATTCTCCAGTTTTTAGCTTTGGAAATAATGTCTCTCCACGAAAACAGCCAAACGCTAGTTCTACTGCATTTGATGTTGGGAATAAGAATGCTTCTCGAACAGAATTATGTGCTGCTTCCGAAAATGGCAATGCAGCTCCATTCCCATACACGCAGTGGAACCCAGCTTCTTCGTATTCAGATCTTCAAGGATCAGTGTATTTAGACGCCGTTGCTTCTTCAAACCATAAGCTAGATTGCTCTTGGGG GACTTGCAATGATGCATTCTCATCTTCTGCCTCCATATCAGCTGGACTTGCAGTCTCATTTTGCTCGACTGCTAGATATCAAAGTCTAAATAGTGGCCTCTCCATTTCATGTCCATCTCAATACTCATCGCGCAGTCCGCTAACTCCATCTATGGGGCAAAGTTCATCCAGATATATCTTCCTCTCAGCCAAATGTGCCAGCAATGATGCTAATATAACCACCAATGACAAGCACCCGTCAACCACAAATGTGATAACTTCATCTGCTCCATCGGCTATGGGCTTAGGAACTCATGAAGACAAGATCAAGCAGGATGCAAGCCTGCACATTGCGAATAACACTTATTTCAGTAGCATATCTACACCAGCAAATTCTCACTATAATATGTTCAGCTTCAATCCTGGAGCAACGCCTTCGTTTGTGAATAATCATCAGTTGAGTACACCTACTGTTAGCAGTGCACCTGAGCTTAGTGCTCAGGGAGTTTCTGCTGGAAAGGAATTTACAGCTAATGCGGAACAAACTTCAATCATTATGGGATCATTCATGTCACATGCATCATCGGTGATGGCTGGAAAAGCATCCATCTCTTCTGGCATTTCTTTTGGTTGCCCATCTCCTGCTTCTGAACTGTTTCATTCAGGAGGCAGGCCGTCGGAATTTCCCATCACTGGGTTTACTCGTGCCCCAGCATCTTCAGCCCTCGGTACCTCCAATTTTTCAACTTCTAGGACATATCTTGGGTTCGAGTCATTTGCAGGGACATCTTTCAGTTCCATATGTTCTACAACCTCAGCAGCAGCAATAGCATGTTCCTCATCGAAGACTGTTTCAAGTAATTCTCATCCCACAGTTGCTTTTAGAGTTTCTACAGGTAACAATGACTGTGAAGATCAGGGTACCTCCAAGAACAATGTTCCACTTTTCAGTCAAAAGCCAATCCCACCCCCTTCATCAGGATTCTCTTTTGGTCAAGCCACCTCTGAATCAAATCCCTTTCTAGTTCAAAAGCAGCAGACATTGGCTAAACCCCAAAATTCTTCTCCATATATTGCTCATTCTAGCAGCTTAGAAGCTAGAGGCAGCTTCCCCTTGAGTTCTGGCGGCGGTGACAAGGCTAACCGAAGACTTGTGAAGGTGAAacgaaagaaataa
- the LOC111791138 gene encoding nuclear pore complex protein NUP1-like isoform X3 has protein sequence MVELEKAMKQKTFTRSEIDHLTALMHSKNVDLPDVNEEKRVKFISSIPESNRSEFKKIPNSEVRMCRQSFPTPILSSSVLDEDISSPAKIARAYMGSRQPKICPSMPSLRAQGLGENSAGPTSSSFSSKSADMLLVPSSTSQGLKRRSSFFHNHIGPNVPLRRIRQKPNILLSKGLSLPVSTRPISVPVDRLSFDASQSSKFGKVHNFPSSIWNSQLSHKPKKNSARKFIMNVESDNIRGAGSSSIYTPSRSYKMASKILEQLDKLTPPKEKVKRLPVGEISPPKLSPFTVDGHLKIVKDVDLPRDEELVHDNKQSISLHGVPYHDNQENTSQNKEKLENMKPSDPHHRCALLKDSGSIGSSKDSMIDLGVPAPAVVKSIIQPPKNKLAFQMWPDKDRVDHDESSPDRIAPATAEDREGDISLAVRQTTANEALTPSKSQTASEVIVDSPLNRSSDLKTSEGSVHDDMDTSFTFQIAPSQPETIDSAPTNSYGNNDLPEKKRIDSPVFSFGNNVSPRKQPNASSTAFDVGNKNASRTELCAASENGNAAPFPYTQWNPASSYSDLQGSVYLDAVASSNHKLDCSWGTCNDAFSSSASISAGLAVSFCSTARYQSLNSGLSISCPSQYSSRSPLTPSMGQSSSRYIFLSAKCASNDANITTNDKHPSTTNVITSSAPSAMGLGTHEDKIKQDASLHIANNTYFSSISTPANSHYNMFSFNPGATPSFVNNHQLSTPTVSSAPELSAQGVSAGKEFTANAEQTSIIMGSFMSHASSVMAGKASISSGISFGCPSPASELFHSGGRPSEFPITGFTRAPASSALGTSNFSTSRTYLGFESFAGTSFSSICSTTSAAAIACSSSKTVSSNSHPTVAFRVSTGNNDCEDQGTSKNNVPLFSQKPIPPPSSGFSFGQATSESNPFLVQKQQTLAKPQNSSPYIAHSSSLEARGSFPLSSGGGDKANRRLVKVKRKK, from the exons ATGGTGGAACTTGAAAAAGCTATGAAGCAAAAGACCTTCACCAG GTCTGAGATTGATCATTTGACGGCTCTAATGcattcaaaaaatgttgatttaCCTGATGTGAATGAGGAGAAAAGGGTTAAGTTTATCTCTTCTATTCCAGAATCTAACAGGAgtgagtttaaaaaaataccaaattcAGAAGTAAGGATGTGCAGGCAATCGTTCCCAACTCCCATCTTGAGTTCAAGT GTCCTTGATGAAGATATTTCTTCACCTGCAAAGATAGCTAGAGCATACATGGGGAGTAGGCAGCCAAAAATTTGTCCTTCAATGCCATCTTTGCGAGCACAAGGACTTGGGGAAAATTCTGCTGGTCCAACTAGTTCATCATTCTCTTCAAAATCAGCGGATATGTTGCTTGTGCCATCATCTACTAGTCAG GGTTTGAAACGTAGGAGTTCATTTTTTCATAATCACATTGGACCTAATGTTCCTCTGCGCAGAATTCGACAAAAACCTAACATTCTTCTGTCAAAGGGATTAAGCTTACCCGTTTCTACTAGACCTATTTCTGTTCCTGTAGATAGACTTAGTTTTGATGCTTCTCAGAGCTCCAAATTTGGGAAAGTTCATAATTTTCCATCTTCCATTTGGAACTCACAATTGTCTCATAAACCCAAGAAAAATTCTGCAAGAAAGTTTATTATGAACGTGGAGAGTGATAACATTCGTGGTGCAGGCAGCAGCTCTATTTATACTCCTTCAAGGTCTTATAAGATGGCTTCTAAGATATTGGAGCAGCTCGATAAGTTGACCCCTCCAAAGGAGAAAGTTAAACGACTTCCTGTTGGGGAAATATCTCCCCCTAAGCTGTCACCATTCACAGTAGATGGGCATCTCAAAATTGTGAAGGATGTGGACTTACCCAGAGATGAAGAACTTGTTCACGACAACAAGCAGTCAATTAGTTTGCATGGCGTTCCATATCATGACAACCAAGAAAACACTTCACAAAATAAAGAGAAGCTGGAAAATATGAAACCATCGGATCCTCATCATAGATGTGCTCTACTGAAGGACTCAGGGTCCATAGGTTCAAGTAAGGATTCCATGATTGATCTTGGAGTGCCTGCGCCTGCTGTGGTGAAATCTATCATTCAGCCCCCAAAAAACAAACTGGCGTTTCAGATGTGGCCTGACAAG GATCGTGTAGACCATGATGAAAGTTCTCCTGATAGAATTGCACCTGCTACCGCGGAGGATAGGGAAGGTGACATTTCTTTGGCTGTGAGACAAACAACTGCTAATGAGGCTCTAACACCATCAAAGTCACAAACTGCATCTGAAGTGATAGTGGATTCTCCTCTCAACAGAAGTTCTGATTTGAAAACTTCTGAAGGTAGCGTTCATGATGATATGGATACCAGTTTTACGTTCCAAATTGCACCTTCACAACCAGAAACTATTGATTCTGCACCCACCAATTCTTATGGCAACAATGATCTTCCAGAAAAGAAGCGAATTGATTCTCCAGTTTTTAGCTTTGGAAATAATGTCTCTCCACGAAAACAGCCAAACGCTAGTTCTACTGCATTTGATGTTGGGAATAAGAATGCTTCTCGAACAGAATTATGTGCTGCTTCCGAAAATGGCAATGCAGCTCCATTCCCATACACGCAGTGGAACCCAGCTTCTTCGTATTCAGATCTTCAAGGATCAGTGTATTTAGACGCCGTTGCTTCTTCAAACCATAAGCTAGATTGCTCTTGGGG GACTTGCAATGATGCATTCTCATCTTCTGCCTCCATATCAGCTGGACTTGCAGTCTCATTTTGCTCGACTGCTAGATATCAAAGTCTAAATAGTGGCCTCTCCATTTCATGTCCATCTCAATACTCATCGCGCAGTCCGCTAACTCCATCTATGGGGCAAAGTTCATCCAGATATATCTTCCTCTCAGCCAAATGTGCCAGCAATGATGCTAATATAACCACCAATGACAAGCACCCGTCAACCACAAATGTGATAACTTCATCTGCTCCATCGGCTATGGGCTTAGGAACTCATGAAGACAAGATCAAGCAGGATGCAAGCCTGCACATTGCGAATAACACTTATTTCAGTAGCATATCTACACCAGCAAATTCTCACTATAATATGTTCAGCTTCAATCCTGGAGCAACGCCTTCGTTTGTGAATAATCATCAGTTGAGTACACCTACTGTTAGCAGTGCACCTGAGCTTAGTGCTCAGGGAGTTTCTGCTGGAAAGGAATTTACAGCTAATGCGGAACAAACTTCAATCATTATGGGATCATTCATGTCACATGCATCATCGGTGATGGCTGGAAAAGCATCCATCTCTTCTGGCATTTCTTTTGGTTGCCCATCTCCTGCTTCTGAACTGTTTCATTCAGGAGGCAGGCCGTCGGAATTTCCCATCACTGGGTTTACTCGTGCCCCAGCATCTTCAGCCCTCGGTACCTCCAATTTTTCAACTTCTAGGACATATCTTGGGTTCGAGTCATTTGCAGGGACATCTTTCAGTTCCATATGTTCTACAACCTCAGCAGCAGCAATAGCATGTTCCTCATCGAAGACTGTTTCAAGTAATTCTCATCCCACAGTTGCTTTTAGAGTTTCTACAGGTAACAATGACTGTGAAGATCAGGGTACCTCCAAGAACAATGTTCCACTTTTCAGTCAAAAGCCAATCCCACCCCCTTCATCAGGATTCTCTTTTGGTCAAGCCACCTCTGAATCAAATCCCTTTCTAGTTCAAAAGCAGCAGACATTGGCTAAACCCCAAAATTCTTCTCCATATATTGCTCATTCTAGCAGCTTAGAAGCTAGAGGCAGCTTCCCCTTGAGTTCTGGCGGCGGTGACAAGGCTAACCGAAGACTTGTGAAGGTGAAacgaaagaaataa
- the LOC111791138 gene encoding nuclear pore complex protein NUP1-like isoform X1 encodes MVTAREQKSREEEGLRTAGKFADKRFFRKPPKKPYDRPPTTLRTSGNNSWILKLVDPAQRLISSGSQMLFSSVFRNFPHRLPSRISSPESSQSRRDDKKADVTDPFEVQVAAANVGDNQNRADRFVMVELEKAMKQKTFTRSEIDHLTALMHSKNVDLPDVNEEKRVKFISSIPESNRSEFKKIPNSEVRMCRQSFPTPILSSSVLDEDISSPAKIARAYMGSRQPKICPSMPSLRAQGLGENSAGPTSSSFSSKSADMLLVPSSTSQGLKRRSSFFHNHIGPNVPLRRIRQKPNILLSKGLSLPVSTRPISVPVDRLSFDASQSSKFGKVHNFPSSIWNSQLSHKPKKNSARKFIMNVESDNIRGAGSSSIYTPSRSYKMASKILEQLDKLTPPKEKVKRLPVGEISPPKLSPFTVDGHLKIVKDVDLPRDEELVHDNKQSISLHGVPYHDNQENTSQNKEKLENMKPSDPHHRCALLKDSGSIGSSKDSMIDLGVPAPAVVKSIIQPPKNKLAFQMWPDKDRVDHDESSPDRIAPATAEDREGDISLAVRQTTANEALTPSKSQTASEVIVDSPLNRSSDLKTSEGSVHDDMDTSFTFQIAPSQPETIDSAPTNSYGNNDLPEKKRIDSPVFSFGNNVSPRKQPNASSTAFDVGNKNASRTELCAASENGNAAPFPYTQWNPASSYSDLQGSVYLDAVASSNHKLDCSWGTCNDAFSSSASISAGLAVSFCSTARYQSLNSGLSISCPSQYSSRSPLTPSMGQSSSRYIFLSAKCASNDANITTNDKHPSTTNVITSSAPSAMGLGTHEDKIKQDASLHIANNTYFSSISTPANSHYNMFSFNPGATPSFVNNHQLSTPTVSSAPELSAQGVSAGKEFTANAEQTSIIMGSFMSHASSVMAGKASISSGISFGCPSPASELFHSGGRPSEFPITGFTRAPASSALGTSNFSTSRTYLGFESFAGTSFSSICSTTSAAAIACSSSKTVSSNSHPTVAFRVSTGNNDCEDQGTSKNNVPLFSQKPIPPPSSGFSFGQATSESNPFLVQKQQTLAKPQNSSPYIAHSSSLEARGSFPLSSGGGDKANRRLVKVKRKK; translated from the exons ATGGTGACTGCAAGGGAACAGAAAAGCCGGGAAGAAGAAGGGTTGAGAACGGCGGGGAAGTTTGCAGATAAAAGATTCTTTAGGAAACCACCGAAAAAACCTTACGATCGGCCGCCGACTACCCTAAGAACATCTGGAAACAATTCGTGGATCTTGAAGCTCGTTGATCCGGCTCAAAGGCTCATTTCCTCTGGTTCTCAGATGCTTTTTTCCTCCGTGTTCCGAAATTTCCCTCACCGTTTACCGTCTCGTATTTCGTCTCCAG AATCAAGCCAGTCAAGAAGGGATGACAAGAAGGCCGATGTAACG GATCCTTTCGAAGTCCAGGTAGCAGCAGCTAATGTAGGTGATAATCAGAATAGAGCTGATCGATTTGTGATGGTGGAACTTGAAAAAGCTATGAAGCAAAAGACCTTCACCAG GTCTGAGATTGATCATTTGACGGCTCTAATGcattcaaaaaatgttgatttaCCTGATGTGAATGAGGAGAAAAGGGTTAAGTTTATCTCTTCTATTCCAGAATCTAACAGGAgtgagtttaaaaaaataccaaattcAGAAGTAAGGATGTGCAGGCAATCGTTCCCAACTCCCATCTTGAGTTCAAGT GTCCTTGATGAAGATATTTCTTCACCTGCAAAGATAGCTAGAGCATACATGGGGAGTAGGCAGCCAAAAATTTGTCCTTCAATGCCATCTTTGCGAGCACAAGGACTTGGGGAAAATTCTGCTGGTCCAACTAGTTCATCATTCTCTTCAAAATCAGCGGATATGTTGCTTGTGCCATCATCTACTAGTCAG GGTTTGAAACGTAGGAGTTCATTTTTTCATAATCACATTGGACCTAATGTTCCTCTGCGCAGAATTCGACAAAAACCTAACATTCTTCTGTCAAAGGGATTAAGCTTACCCGTTTCTACTAGACCTATTTCTGTTCCTGTAGATAGACTTAGTTTTGATGCTTCTCAGAGCTCCAAATTTGGGAAAGTTCATAATTTTCCATCTTCCATTTGGAACTCACAATTGTCTCATAAACCCAAGAAAAATTCTGCAAGAAAGTTTATTATGAACGTGGAGAGTGATAACATTCGTGGTGCAGGCAGCAGCTCTATTTATACTCCTTCAAGGTCTTATAAGATGGCTTCTAAGATATTGGAGCAGCTCGATAAGTTGACCCCTCCAAAGGAGAAAGTTAAACGACTTCCTGTTGGGGAAATATCTCCCCCTAAGCTGTCACCATTCACAGTAGATGGGCATCTCAAAATTGTGAAGGATGTGGACTTACCCAGAGATGAAGAACTTGTTCACGACAACAAGCAGTCAATTAGTTTGCATGGCGTTCCATATCATGACAACCAAGAAAACACTTCACAAAATAAAGAGAAGCTGGAAAATATGAAACCATCGGATCCTCATCATAGATGTGCTCTACTGAAGGACTCAGGGTCCATAGGTTCAAGTAAGGATTCCATGATTGATCTTGGAGTGCCTGCGCCTGCTGTGGTGAAATCTATCATTCAGCCCCCAAAAAACAAACTGGCGTTTCAGATGTGGCCTGACAAG GATCGTGTAGACCATGATGAAAGTTCTCCTGATAGAATTGCACCTGCTACCGCGGAGGATAGGGAAGGTGACATTTCTTTGGCTGTGAGACAAACAACTGCTAATGAGGCTCTAACACCATCAAAGTCACAAACTGCATCTGAAGTGATAGTGGATTCTCCTCTCAACAGAAGTTCTGATTTGAAAACTTCTGAAGGTAGCGTTCATGATGATATGGATACCAGTTTTACGTTCCAAATTGCACCTTCACAACCAGAAACTATTGATTCTGCACCCACCAATTCTTATGGCAACAATGATCTTCCAGAAAAGAAGCGAATTGATTCTCCAGTTTTTAGCTTTGGAAATAATGTCTCTCCACGAAAACAGCCAAACGCTAGTTCTACTGCATTTGATGTTGGGAATAAGAATGCTTCTCGAACAGAATTATGTGCTGCTTCCGAAAATGGCAATGCAGCTCCATTCCCATACACGCAGTGGAACCCAGCTTCTTCGTATTCAGATCTTCAAGGATCAGTGTATTTAGACGCCGTTGCTTCTTCAAACCATAAGCTAGATTGCTCTTGGGG GACTTGCAATGATGCATTCTCATCTTCTGCCTCCATATCAGCTGGACTTGCAGTCTCATTTTGCTCGACTGCTAGATATCAAAGTCTAAATAGTGGCCTCTCCATTTCATGTCCATCTCAATACTCATCGCGCAGTCCGCTAACTCCATCTATGGGGCAAAGTTCATCCAGATATATCTTCCTCTCAGCCAAATGTGCCAGCAATGATGCTAATATAACCACCAATGACAAGCACCCGTCAACCACAAATGTGATAACTTCATCTGCTCCATCGGCTATGGGCTTAGGAACTCATGAAGACAAGATCAAGCAGGATGCAAGCCTGCACATTGCGAATAACACTTATTTCAGTAGCATATCTACACCAGCAAATTCTCACTATAATATGTTCAGCTTCAATCCTGGAGCAACGCCTTCGTTTGTGAATAATCATCAGTTGAGTACACCTACTGTTAGCAGTGCACCTGAGCTTAGTGCTCAGGGAGTTTCTGCTGGAAAGGAATTTACAGCTAATGCGGAACAAACTTCAATCATTATGGGATCATTCATGTCACATGCATCATCGGTGATGGCTGGAAAAGCATCCATCTCTTCTGGCATTTCTTTTGGTTGCCCATCTCCTGCTTCTGAACTGTTTCATTCAGGAGGCAGGCCGTCGGAATTTCCCATCACTGGGTTTACTCGTGCCCCAGCATCTTCAGCCCTCGGTACCTCCAATTTTTCAACTTCTAGGACATATCTTGGGTTCGAGTCATTTGCAGGGACATCTTTCAGTTCCATATGTTCTACAACCTCAGCAGCAGCAATAGCATGTTCCTCATCGAAGACTGTTTCAAGTAATTCTCATCCCACAGTTGCTTTTAGAGTTTCTACAGGTAACAATGACTGTGAAGATCAGGGTACCTCCAAGAACAATGTTCCACTTTTCAGTCAAAAGCCAATCCCACCCCCTTCATCAGGATTCTCTTTTGGTCAAGCCACCTCTGAATCAAATCCCTTTCTAGTTCAAAAGCAGCAGACATTGGCTAAACCCCAAAATTCTTCTCCATATATTGCTCATTCTAGCAGCTTAGAAGCTAGAGGCAGCTTCCCCTTGAGTTCTGGCGGCGGTGACAAGGCTAACCGAAGACTTGTGAAGGTGAAacgaaagaaataa